The stretch of DNA ATATTGAGAATACCCCCGATCATGGCTTGAGCTGACGATATACGACCACCTTTTTTAAGGTTTTCTAATGTATCGAGTAAAGCCAAAATTTTGATTTGAGCTTTATGATCCTCTATCCATTGAACGACTTCTTTGGCCGTTTTGCCTTCTGATAACATCTTATCCGCTCTTTTTAGCATGTATAACACGACCACCGATACATTCGCGGAATCAACAAGGTGGATTTTTTCTTTTTCTTGCTCATCTTCAATCATATCTCTAGCGATGGTTGTACTTTGGTATGTACCACTTAGTTCGGATGAGATCGACAGACTGATGACTTCTTTATCCTCATCTATGTATTTCTTAAAAACATCGTGAAATGCTTGTGGAGACGGCTGACTTGTCTTGGGTAAGGCTTCTGACTCAGACATTCTTTCATAAAATTGTTCTTTGTTCAAGTCCACACCATCGAGGTATACGTCGTCCCCAAAATATATATTGAGTGGAACAACTTCTACGTGGTGCTGTAAATCAAGCCCGTTATCTACTTCAAAATCGCTTCCACTGTCTAAGACAAACACAACATTGCTCATAGTATGATGCCTCCTTCTTATTACGATTCATACCATCTTATCTAGAAACGATGGACAGCCCCTAAAAGACGATGCTCTCTTCCTGTATTATATCTTACTTTTATAAAAAAGGTAGTCCTTCTTTAAAGTCATATACGCTTTGTTAATAAGCGTGCACCATTTTATCTATAAGCATGCCTCTTTTACCACCTAGCATGTCACACAGAGATTCAATTTAAAGAATGACGCTACAAACGATATATTAAAATTCGCCAGTTAGGTCTAGACGCTATCGTATCAAGAAAAAAGCTACCCTTTACAGAGGACGATGTAAGGGTAGCTTGGATTTTCATCCAAATCTCACTTTATTTGCACGAGGCCATTTTCATACGACTAAACTAAAGAGACATTCTAAGGATTTCAGCAACGTCTTCTTTCTCTAATTTCTTAAAGCTGCCGATTGGACCAAAGTGAGTCGCTTTCTGAGCCATATCTTCTATATGCTGATCATCGATATCGTAATCAGCTAAGCGTACAGGGGCACCAATCTTGTTAAAGAATTCTCTCGTCGCTTGAATACCAGCCAGGGCCACTTCTTCATCTGATTGACCACTAGGGTCAACTCCCCAAACCTCAGTAGCAAAACGGATGAAGCGGTCGATATTTTCTTTATACACATATTTCATCCAGTTAGGGAAAATGATCGCTAATCCACCCGCATGGGGGATATCGTAAATAGCACTCACAGCATGCTCAATACCGTGGCTTGCCCAATCCGTTTCAACTCCCTGAGCTAATTGGCCATTCAACGCCATCGTACCACAGTACATAATATTGGCTCTCGCTTCGTAATTTTTAGGCTGCTCAAGCACGACTGGCGCATTGTCAATGACCGTTTTTAATATAGACTCAGCGTATCGAGATTGAAGGGGTATATTCTCCGTGTGTGAAAAATACTGCTCAAACACATGGGACATCATGTCTACCATCCCATACACCGTTTGGTCTTCCGGGACGGAGAATGTGTTTGTCGGATCTAAGATAGAAAAGGCTGGAAAAGTCGTACCTGCCCCTCGCTTCTCTTGCTTCTCCCAGTGTGTGACCACACTACCACGGTTCATTTCAGACCCAGTCGCCGCCAACGTGA from Caldalkalibacillus salinus encodes:
- a CDS encoding DegV family protein; amino-acid sequence: MSNVVFVLDSGSDFEVDNGLDLQHHVEVVPLNIYFGDDVYLDGVDLNKEQFYERMSESEALPKTSQPSPQAFHDVFKKYIDEDKEVISLSISSELSGTYQSTTIARDMIEDEQEKEKIHLVDSANVSVVVLYMLKRADKMLSEGKTAKEVVQWIEDHKAQIKILALLDTLENLKKGGRISSAQAMIGGILNIKPIVTVDNGKVNMLDKSRGRKRGLRQLGEYIGSLSDYETDIAFIVHGYTNEDDARKEVANVLDLDTFEEVHYYKLGSTIGTHAGPNVLGVALKQK
- a CDS encoding iron-containing alcohol dehydrogenase — translated: MNNFEFRNPTEILFGKGQIEKLADKVHEYGTKVLLVYGGGSIKSFGLYDDVIQRLQGADCQVFELAGVEPNPRLTTVQKGIDLCKQESIDLVLAVGGGSVVDAAKGVAVGAKYDGDVWDFYDRKAVAEAALPLGVILTLAATGSEMNRGSVVTHWEKQEKRGAGTTFPAFSILDPTNTFSVPEDQTVYGMVDMMSHVFEQYFSHTENIPLQSRYAESILKTVIDNAPVVLEQPKNYEARANIMYCGTMALNGQLAQGVETDWASHGIEHAVSAIYDIPHAGGLAIIFPNWMKYVYKENIDRFIRFATEVWGVDPSGQSDEEVALAGIQATREFFNKIGAPVRLADYDIDDQHIEDMAQKATHFGPIGSFKKLEKEDVAEILRMSL